AAAAATTGTGGACTCTACAATTACTTAAgctatatacacacacatatatatagcaACCTCACATCCACGCAGAATTTCCACTAACTGTTGACTTTCTCTAAACACACAACCATTTGGATCCAAAGATCATCATATTCTGGGAGGAGATATGCTAATGTCGACGAGAGCTTCACGATGTATAGCAAGATCAATCCATGCACACATACCAAGATTGACAACAAGATGAAGTTTTAAcgaaaaaaatgtatttaagaaaaaatcaaaatgattagATAGTTAGTTGCTGCTTGTTTCAAGTGCAGAAAAGGACTTAAAACTAAGCAACAACGATATCTCATCAAGCATTCCTCAGAGTAAGGCACACAAACTCTTTGCCTACACCTTGACCATAGTGATTAGTGAACAGGAGTCCTCTCTGGTACTGGGAacggttttatttttttcttacaagaCAATCAAGCGAACTATCTGCCCCATATACTTATATGCCTTTGCGGTTTCCTTCAAGCATTTGTTTTTCTCGTCCCGAGTCCAATGCTTCATCATTTCCCAAAACGCATCAAGtcagataacaaaaaaaaaagcgttGTAATAATAACAGCATTGACGCTCCTCACCTCCCCGAGCACGTTGAGCTTCTCACGGACGCCTTTAAGCAACTCTTGTGCATCCCCTTCCCACCTAACAAACTCCAGCTCTTTCCCTTCTAGAAGCTTCTCCGACACCTTCAACAAGTCAATTTTCTCTGTTACATTTTGAAAACCACACGTGTATATTGAAGAGGAATCACAGTCGAAATCTGGATATAGATTGATAGAAGTAAAAGCTAGAAAACGTTCccattcatttatataataaaaaccaaaataacctAGGATCATTACACATTCTCAAAACTGAAGAGTGAAGACCAAAGGAGCAAGCTTTGTCTTGATTAGTTTGAGATCTCACTTTGCTTTTGTAAGTCAAGTCtcagtgaagaagaaagaaagaaaaatcttaTCGCATTCTATCATTCTCCTTCCCACATTTTAACTCTTAAAGAAAAGATTCGATTCAAGAAACTAACCCGTCTTACTATAACTTGACCACCAGCGATGTGGGAGAAGTAGATACTGTAGAAATGAGTGAGAAACAAAGCTGCATTCTCTTTTGCCTCTTCTTCCAAGTACTTTGCATACGACACTCCAACCTGACTTGGTTCCGGTATCGCCAACTCTTGTGTGGTTCTAAACCATTCTAGATCTCTCTCAAGACTTCCACATCGCTCTAACCCTGTTCTCCTAAAGTAAGCATCTGTACAGTTGTCCAAAACACCCCATAAGCCCAAAAAACATTAAGAGCCAAAGAAGAGGGGATTATCTTACAGGACACATCCTCAGATTCGTCTACAATTCGTTCGATAGTCTCGAAGACAAGCTTGCTGTCCACCAAGAAGTTAAGAAACCCTTCCTTGCTGGGACTCCAAGTCTCTCCCTCcaattcatcatcttcttcctgtGCCTTGTCGTTCGCAGGGTCCACTTTCTTTCCATTAACGTTGCGTAATCTCATGGCGACGAATCTCATTTCCTCGGTTATCCCAACGCTCTCTCCTGGGTACTGTTTCCTGTACtttgttctcttcttctttggGCTGCTCGGCACGGTCATGGGTGACGACGAGCAACGACAGAGACCGAGAGTAAGATTGGTTGGGTTTCTTCTCTGGTTCGGGAAATAGATTACAGAGGTGAGAggatggtgatgaagaagagTTAGACCGAGCTTAGGAGGTGAGGAAGGTGTCCCAGGCGTTTGCCTCATGAGAGAAGCCATGGATTCTTCCGACCAAACAAACAAAGATAGATTGGGAggtttatattttgtttgtcgGCCTTTTATTACTGAAAATTAAAGCCCATGTTGTAATACAAACTGTAGGGGGTAGATCCAATACAGTCAATTACATCGAAAACTAAATTATAACCAACTTAACTAATCAGCAAATCTCATACATATCACTTTCTaatttgtcacaaaaataatattaaaaaatattagttttattaaacataaaaactaaattatccaacatcataaataataactttaaCCTGACAATCTTAAACACTAAGACTTGGCAAATAATCCGCATCCGAAAGTTTGAATCGAATTCGAcccgataaaaatgaatccaAACAGATTCGAATCCAacataaatactttttttttacggTATTCTGGATTATGAGTTTTACCAGAATCAAGTCTGAACCAAAATAGATATTCGAAAAACCCGAAATTCAAAATCTcgaaaagaaaaacttataccAAATCTGATTTCAATCCCAAATATGTATCCAAAACACATTAATAAATTACTGAGtatctaaaattaaaatcaattaagTGAATAATTAACTCAAATACTTAATTTAAAACCcgtatatatatcttatttggtcaatattatattttatgttttgacaATTTCCAGTTATGaataagttttcttttaaagtttaaagaatgttttatttttttagtttcgaTAGTGTTTCTTATATTTGTAGTGTTGCTAGCTGTTAACTTTAATTTGTTTACATTTCATTGCTTCTCATTCTCGTTCTTACAAGGCTTTGGTTTGTCATAAATCATGATTTGTCTAATGATGTCACAAATAGTTCAAAGACGAGTTTCGTATTGTTCATGGACATGTCTCCCAAAATTATTTGAGTGGCAACAACAAGCTTTGAGAAAGCCAAGTAcacaaatttattaaagaaatggaaatatattatgtttaatcaagtataaattaataatttttagaacCAATAATCCTATTAATATCAAAAACTGAAACTATTTTGTGTTCAAACAGATCTTGGACATATAACTAAATCCAAAACGAAACCGACTAAACCTGAATAAAATCAAGTATACAAACAGATGTTGGACATATATTGAGTTCAAACAGATATATTATACATACAGATTTTGAAGAAAACGAAACCGACTAAACCCGAATAGAATCTGACTCAACTTTtataatatccgaatggggATAAAACTCATGAAACCAGAAATCCGAATCGAATCTGACctaaacttttataatatccGAATGAAGTTAGAAATTCATGAACTCGAAAAACTGAATCCTAAAATACgaataaacccaaaccaaatctCAATTGGGACCCGATGGCCTAGCCCTACAAATTACTAATAAGCTTCAACTTTTTCCATAAAGCAAATGGGAGTTTGTTTGAAAATgaagttgttaaaaaaataaaagatgtttttattttattttctttagtgCTATTTTGGTGATTTCTgtctttgtatgtttttttttttatttgattcatGAGTTACAAGTCAAAAACTAGTAATAAAACCAACAGAATTCAAAACAGAAAAGTTCTGAAAATAAAGACCTTTAAAAGAATTAAGacttttgagagagagagagagagagagagagagagagagagagagagagagagagagagagaacaaatgACACTTAAAGCAGTTGTATCACCGAAGTCAAAATTCCACTATTAAGCAGCAACACTATTCACATCTTGAACtctaaaagaagaagatagcCATGTTCAAATAATAGTTTTCAAACTAGATATGATGAATGCACATACATAgttaaaagaaaagattgaaaaTGCAGTTTACTGAGATGTTATGTAGTAGTTCGCCAGATACTACAGAAGGTTGTGTAAGTATGTGTTACAAAGATAGACTATGTTGGAGTTCATGTTTTGTGATAAGTGTGGGCTTGCTGAacttagaaaaagaaatatgatATATACTTAAAGATAGAGGAACTTTTTCCATAAAGCAAATGGGAGTTTGTTTGAAAATGAAGTTGTTAGGATTTTTGTCCTCAACCTTATGCTATAGAACTTGGAATAAACCTGATGCTAAAACTATCTTTTATTCACTATAAAAGAATAATCTTTctcaagaacaaaataaaaatcacaagaTAATAACCCAAGCAAAATCTCTCTTAATCGCTTATCTCTCTTGATCTCTCTTTATCTTTTATTGCTCTCGTTTCTCTTTTTAATCGGATGATATGAATCTTCACCTAAGACCTCCTTTTATAATAATCAAGCATTCCTTTTTTCCTTTGACTTGCATCATATAATTTCCTAATTCCAGCACTTTACATATTCGTTGAAGCATATAACTGGACACTGCTTGTGTTTGGTCTTATGGGCTTTTAAGTGGATTAGAACTAAATGACTTTTGTATTGGAATTATAGTAGGATTGGGCCCATATCATCACAATCTCCACCTAAGACCCAAATCCACACTTCTCCTTTTGCTAAGCAACGCTGCCATCTTCATACCCGTCATCTTCAGTGTAATTTCAGTCAATTTGAATTCCAGAATATGCCTATCACTCTGAACCTTCAGAACTTCTCCTATGTTGCttcattttaaaacttaatCCCTTTTGTCTTCAACATCAATAAAGATTCCCATCACAAACCTCACAAAGACCACACAAGTCCACCTGCAATTTTGAATTGCCCGTCAAGCATCTTTTGCCGTCGAGATCGTCTAGAAAATCTCCTTGTATGACTTCATATCCAAAACCGATTATATAACcaaccaaacaaatattttttgcGAAATTTAACAAATATCTTCTTGTTAcaaattaggggtgggcaaaaaaatCGAACATAACTAAATCAAATCGAACCAACCAAACTGAAAccgatccaaaccaaaccagatTCTATTATCAAATAGCTCGGTTTGAGATATTTCCAATCCAAACCAACCGAACTAAAACAGATCCGAATCGAACCGAAttaaaccaaactgaaaaaccaatgtacttttattattatttgaattaaacatattaacaatatacaatatactaaaatctaaaactaaaaccACTATTAACTTTATTAACGATGttgattttttaattgtttatttactttatttacCTTTGGTTTGATTgtgttcttataaatttttgtaatttttaaagtttttatttcagatttatattatatttaatttacatagtttctttttaaaaggtattattaacaatgtttttttaattttctatttaatttagttaactttgatttgattgttttttttataaaaaattgtatgtGTTTTATAGGttttaatttcagttttatattggatttactttatataatttatctttTGATAGTCACATGATTTCTGACAATGTGtatgttttaaaacatgttttcttgaccatgtgtttatttatttaagtcTTGAGGAAACCCGATTGAACTGAACTGaaacacaaaccaaactgaatACAAACTGAACTGAAACTGATTTAAATCAAACTAATTATTGTTTACTTCAGTTGGAAAAATTCTAGTATCAAATTACCCAAATCGAACCGATAAAATAACTGAAGTGCCTACCCCTATTACAAATATTGAAATAAGTATTCattcatatgtttatataactttgcatatttcataattaatgtcCATATTATACCATCTCATCTTTTGTTATATCATacctaataatttattttttttagatatccATTCTTTGTTTTGATGAAccattattatattaaatttttattatgtgtttttgataaaaataaattggttCAAGTAAATAATATTCTACGAACCACGTGTCAGTGGTCAAGTGGTATGTGCTCTCTCCTGTTGTCCGCAAGGTCGAGGGTTCGAGGTTACCTCTTGCAGATTTGTGGTGATTATCTTGAGGGACTTTTAGGCCCAATACGGAGAAGCCCAGATCTGCTGCGCGTGGCCACTGGTGGCTTAACATGGATGATCACCAGCCCTCCTGGATGTCTTCGGCGGACTCTCTGGCGAGCAATGCCCAGATTTCCAAGACGGTCATTAGGCGCTAGTCGGATTCCTCTCGAAGCATTCAGATACCAGggtcataaaaaaaaaaaatttctacggctaaatttttttaaattttatcaaacgATGAAAACCtactaaaataaatgatttacaaTTGGAgactgaaaaatataaaattttgaataatgtGTTTTCAAGTTCCAAATTATAAactgatttaatttttatgaaagTAGGTAAATAATATCGACTCACTCTTTGAAACGGcggatcaaaatttagttatcattttaaCAAGATTGATATTCTTCTTACTCCAACAGGAAATTTCAAATTACAAATTAATCTAATTTTAtgataatagataaaaataaatattgactCATTATTTCAAATAGCCGATCAAAATCTGGTTATCATTTTAACAAAATTGATATTCTTACTCCAACGGGAATGTAGTTTCATATTTGTAAAGAAAATCGTGGTTAATACTTAATAAGATAACCATAGTTTGTTCATTGATGGTCACTAACGTGTTAGGCGAAAAATATGGACGCCATCCACGTGCATTGTCCCTTTCGAGTTCTGATTAATTTGGTGTTTTCTTTAAGGAGTTTTGTGATTTTCTCTTTAATCTCACTCGACCGTCTCTCTCACTCAAAATCTCTCCAAACTCGTGTTTCTCAAATCTCAAACAAAAACTCAACAAACTTTCTCCGACAATGGGTTGCGTTTCCTCCCAACTCCTGAATCAAAGCGATGACTTCTCTCAACTCGCCGGCTGCCACCACCACTTCGTCCAGCTTACTTCCTCCACTTACGGCCTTCTCAATCTcgaccctcctcctcctcctccttcctccTCCGTTATCTCCGCACCAGCAACACCCATGACTCCGCCTGAGAGGTTCACCTTCGTCGGTAAGGATCCAATAACCGTCAAGTCAGAGCCGGAGGTTGTTAACTTCTGGGAGCTAATGTCTGGTCTCGACGCGTTCTCTCCTCTTCCGGTGAAACGAAATGCCTCCTCCGGCGGAGTGAACAAAGAGAACTCGGATCCTAATTGGAGAAACCCTAGAAACCAATCCAACAACGAAGACGTGCTGAAACCGCTAGATCCGAGATTCGCGGAGGAGGAATCGGAGAAGCTGTGTCCTCCTGGCGGCGGAGTAGATAATAACCGCGTTGTGATCTACACGACGTCGTTACGCGGCGTGAGGAGGACATTCGAGGCGTGTAACGCCGTGAGAGCTGCGTTAGAGAGCTTCGGTGTAGTAGTCTGCGAGAGGGACGTTTCCATGGACAGAGGGTTCAGAGAAGAGCTCGCGAGTCTTATGGCCGGAGAGGGAGACGGAGAGCCTGTGCTGCCGCCTAGGGTTTTTGTGAAGGGGAAGTATATTGGTGGGGCAGAGGAGGTGATGAGATTGGTGGAAGAAGGTAGGCTCGGAGATTTGCTCAGAGGGATTCCGAGGAAGAAAGATCGAGGGGGTGGTTGCGACGGATGCGGCGGTTTAAGGTTCTTGCCGTGTTCTGATTGTAATGGAAGCTGCAAAGTGGTGGAAGGATGGGGAAGCGACGTTGTAGTGGTGAGATGTAATAAGTGTAACGAGAATGGTCTTGTT
The Raphanus sativus cultivar WK10039 chromosome 1, ASM80110v3, whole genome shotgun sequence DNA segment above includes these coding regions:
- the LOC108841997 gene encoding uncharacterized protein At5g39865 — its product is MGCVSSQLLNQSDDFSQLAGCHHHFVQLTSSTYGLLNLDPPPPPPSSSVISAPATPMTPPERFTFVGKDPITVKSEPEVVNFWELMSGLDAFSPLPVKRNASSGGVNKENSDPNWRNPRNQSNNEDVLKPLDPRFAEEESEKLCPPGGGVDNNRVVIYTTSLRGVRRTFEACNAVRAALESFGVVVCERDVSMDRGFREELASLMAGEGDGEPVLPPRVFVKGKYIGGAEEVMRLVEEGRLGDLLRGIPRKKDRGGGCDGCGGLRFLPCSDCNGSCKVVEGWGSDVVVVRCNKCNENGLVLCPICS
- the LOC108840570 gene encoding probable inactive heme oxygenase 2, chloroplastic, which encodes MASLMRQTPGTPSSPPKLGLTLLHHHPLTSVIYFPNQRRNPTNLTLGLCRCSSSPMTVPSSPKKKRTKYRKQYPGESVGITEEMRFVAMRLRNVNGKKVDPANDKAQEEDDELEGETWSPSKEGFLNFLVDSKLVFETIERIVDESEDVSYAYFRRTGLERCGSLERDLEWFRTTQELAIPEPSQVGVSYAKYLEEEAKENAALFLTHFYSIYFSHIAGGQVIVRRVSEKLLEGKELEFVRWEGDAQELLKGVREKLNVLGEHWTRDEKNKCLKETAKAYKYMGQIVRLIVL